In the genome of Oxobacter pfennigii, the window ACGAAAAAATACAGGAGAATAAAGAAAAAATCGCAGTTATTGAAGATACAATAATAGACCTTAAAATGAAATATGCTAACTTTTTGGATGAATGTTACAGCAAAATGAGGCTTTATACGGCAGTGCAGCAGATAAACAATGAAGTTGCCTGCACCGATGACTTTTTTTACATGGCGGGATGGGTTCCGGTCAGTGAGAAAAAGAATCTTCAAAAAAGGCTGGCTTTTTTCGAAGATAAGCTATTGCTGGTCTTCAAGGATAAATCCGAAGTAAGCAAAAGTATAACTCCTCCTACAAAACTAAAAAACAACTGGCTGGTTCGGCCCTTTGAAGCCTTGGTTCGGATGTACGGAACACCCTCCTATGACGAAATGGACCCCACCTCCTTCGTAGCAATAAGCTACATGATTATGTTCGGGGCTATGTTTGGCGATATAGGACAGGGATTTTTATTCTTTTTGGCAGGAATTATACTGCAGGCTAAATTCAGAAGGCCTAATTTAGGGGGCATATTATCCAGGGTAGGCTTTGCTTCAATGATATTCGGAACTCTTTTCGGCAGTATATTCGGAGATGAGGAGATAATTAAGCCGCTGTTGTTTCACCCCTTGGAAAATATAAATACCATACTTTTAGGCGGAGTGGCATTAGGAATCATATTCACAACGGTAGGCTTCATATACAGCCTTATTAATGCATTAAAGAGGCGGGACTTAGAAGACGGGGTATTCGGAAAAGACGGTTTTGTCGGGCTTTTGTTCTACTGGATAACCATTTTAACGGCTGTCAATATTTATTCAAAAGGCGATACTTCAGTTCCATTGTTTTCTATAATATTGATGCTTTGCGTACTGCTTTTATTGATGGTATTCAAACAGCCTATTGCCAACCTTTTAAGCGGGCACAGGCCGCTGTACCACGAACCCATGCAGGATTATTATATCGAAAGCGGCTTTGGAGTGGTGGAAACACTTTTAAGCATGCTGAGTAACACCATTTCCTTTATAAGGGTAGGAGCCTTTGCCTTAAACCATGTAGGTCTCTTTGTGGCTTTTGCTACAATAGCGGATATGATGCACGACAATACGGCAAGCATGGCGGTAATGATACTTGGAAATATAGTAATCATGGCTCTTGAAGGCCTGATAGTATTCATTCAGGGCTTGAGGCTTGAATATTATGAGCTCTTCAGTAAATATTACGACGGCAGCGGAATAGAATACAGTCCCGCAAGGCTTATGTATAAAAGAAATGCGGTGGATTTGGACTTTTCAAGAAAAATAAATTATGAATCTAATTCAGTAAACACACATATTTTGGAGGTAATATAATGTATATTATTTTGTTATTAATGATTTTTATCGTTTTGGCCACTATAAGCACAGGAATCGTCATAAGGTTTAAAGAAGAAAGACCTATAAAAGCCAAGGGAAAGACTTTAATTAAGGCAAATTTATCTCTCTTCATACCCATACTGGCAGCAGCCGTTATATTCTTAATTCCTGAAGCAGCCCACGCCGCCGAAGGTGAAGCGGCAAGCCCCTCGGGTTTAGGCTTTATTGCAGCCGCATTATCCACCGGTCTTGCAACCATAGGCACAGGCTATGCGGTAGGTTCCGTTGGCTCCTCTGCTTTAGGTGCCGTGTCGGAAGATCCTAAAATATTGGGTAAAACTCTTATATTTGTAGGTCTTGCGGAAGGTATAGCCATATACGGACTTATAGTTTCCATCATGATACTCGGGAGATTATGATGAAAGCCTATTTGTTGAGCGATAATATTGATACTCAGG includes:
- a CDS encoding ATP synthase subunit C produces the protein MYIILLLMIFIVLATISTGIVIRFKEERPIKAKGKTLIKANLSLFIPILAAAVIFLIPEAAHAAEGEAASPSGLGFIAAALSTGLATIGTGYAVGSVGSSALGAVSEDPKILGKTLIFVGLAEGIAIYGLIVSIMILGRL
- a CDS encoding V-type ATP synthase subunit I, encoding MSVEKMEMMNLIGYIEDLDKVSMEIVRHGGVHIVNAMSEINQNNFTIMTPEQDTNALKELYFIKPYKENTEFSYFKEKLDELLSIFKIDKVIKYKYINSNAPINGILKQVEDIHKEVMEHYIKRVKLYDEQKRIQEFRENIDHIKSLKIDFDVLKSLNFFSFKIGKLSKESYEKIKDNIENVSAIIYDINSVPGYQVIISLTPRDLEDETDKILKSLNYEELPIPYDIGGTPQEMLRLLDEKIQENKEKIAVIEDTIIDLKMKYANFLDECYSKMRLYTAVQQINNEVACTDDFFYMAGWVPVSEKKNLQKRLAFFEDKLLLVFKDKSEVSKSITPPTKLKNNWLVRPFEALVRMYGTPSYDEMDPTSFVAISYMIMFGAMFGDIGQGFLFFLAGIILQAKFRRPNLGGILSRVGFASMIFGTLFGSIFGDEEIIKPLLFHPLENINTILLGGVALGIIFTTVGFIYSLINALKRRDLEDGVFGKDGFVGLLFYWITILTAVNIYSKGDTSVPLFSIILMLCVLLLLMVFKQPIANLLSGHRPLYHEPMQDYYIESGFGVVETLLSMLSNTISFIRVGAFALNHVGLFVAFATIADMMHDNTASMAVMILGNIVIMALEGLIVFIQGLRLEYYELFSKYYDGSGIEYSPARLMYKRNAVDLDFSRKINYESNSVNTHILEVI